The following proteins are encoded in a genomic region of Acipenser ruthenus chromosome 4, fAciRut3.2 maternal haplotype, whole genome shotgun sequence:
- the LOC117400133 gene encoding catenin beta-1 codes for MATQTDLMELDMAMEPDRKAAVSHWQQQSYLDSGIHSGATTTAPSLSGKGNPEEEDVDNQVLYEWEQGFTQSYTQDQVADIDGQYAMTRAQRVRAAMFPETLDEGMQIPSTQFDGAHPTNVQRLAEPSQMLKHAVVNLINYQDDAELATRAIPELTKLLNDEDQVVVNKAAVMVHQLSKKEASRHAIMRSPQMVSAIVRTMQNTNDVETARCTAGTLHNLSHHREGLLAIFKSGGIPALVKMLGSPVDSVLFYAITTLHNLLLHQEGAKMAVRLAGGLQKMVALLNKTNVKFLAITTDCLQILAYGNQESKLIILASGGPQALVNIMRTYTYEKLLWTTSRVLKVLSVCSSNKPAIVEAGGMQALGLHLTDQSQRLVQNCLWTLRNLSDAATKQEGMEGLLGTLVQLLGSDDINVVTCAAGILSNLTCNNYKNKMMVCQVGGIEALVRTVLRAGDREDITEPAICALRHLTSRHQDAEMAQNAVRLHYGLPVVVKLLHPPSHWPLIKATVGLIRNLALCPANHAPLREQGAIPRLVQLLVRAHQDTQRRTSMGGTQQQFVEGVRMEEIVEGCTGALHILARDVHNRIVIRGLNTIPLFVQLLYSPIENIQRVAAGVLCELAQDKEAAEAIEAEGATAPLTELLHSRNEGVATYAAAVLFRMSEDKPQDYKKRLSVELTSSLFRTEPMTWNETGDLGLDIGAQGEPLGYRHDDPSYRSFHSGGYGQDAMGMDPMMDHDMGGHHPGAEYPVDGLPDLGHGQDLIDGLPPGDSNQLAWFDTDL; via the exons ATGGCTACCCAGA CTGATTTGATGGAGCTTGACATGGCCATGGAGCCAGACCGTAAGGCAGCAGTTAGCCACTGGCAGCAGCAGTCGTACTTGGATTCTGGTATACACTCTGGAGCTACAACCACAGCACCTTCTCTGAGTGGAAAAGGCAACCCAGAAGAGGAGGATGTGGACAATCAAGTCTTGTATGAATGGGAGCAGGGCTTCACACAGTCTTACACGCAGGATCAAGTTGCTG ATATTGATGGCCAGTATGCCATGACCAGAGCCCAGAGGGTACGAGCTGCTATGTTCCCTGAAACTCTGGATGAAGGAATGCAGATCCCTTCCACACAATTTGATGGCGCACATCCTACTAATGTACAACGTTTGGCTGAACCATCCCAGATGCTGAAGCATGCCGTGGTCAATCTTATCAATTATCAGGATGATGCTGAACTGGCAACACGTGCCATCCCAGAGTTGACCAAACTTTTGAACGATGAGGACCAG GTTGTTGTGAACAAGGCTGCAGTTATGGTCCATCAGCTGTCTAAAAAAGAAGCCTCCCGCCATGCCATCATGCGCTCACCCCAGATGGTATCAGCCATTGTCCGCACCATGCAAAACACAAATGACGTTGAGACGGCACGCTGCACAGCTGGAACTCTCCATAACCTCTCGCACCATCGTGAGGGCCTGCTTGCCATCTTCAAGTCTGGAGGTATCCCTGCCTTAGTGAAGATGCTggg aTCGCCTGTTGACTCAGTACTGTTCTATGCCATTACAACACTTCATAACCTACTCCTGCACCAGGAGGGAGCTAAGATGGCTGTTCGCCTTGCTGGCGGTCTCCAGAAGATGGTTGCCCTACTGAATAAGACCAATGTCAAATTCTTGGCCATCACAACAGATTGCCTTCAGATCTTGGCATATGGCAACCAAGAAAGCAAG ctcATCATTTTGGCCAGTGGTGGTCCACAGGCACTGGTTAACATCATGAGAACCTACACCTATGAAAAGCTGCTTTGGACCACCAGTCGTGTCTTGAAGGTCCTTTCAGTCTGTTCCAGTAACAAGCCTGCCATTGTTGAAGCTG GTGGCATGCAGGCCTTGGGACTCCACCTAACAGACCAGAGTCAGCGCCTGGTGCAGAACTGTCTGTGGACCCTGAGAAATCTTTCAGATGCTGCTACCAAGCAG GAGGGTATGGAAGGTCTCCTTGGAACACTTGTCCAGCTCCTGGGTTCTGATGACATTAATGTTGTGACTTGTGCAGCTGGTATTCTATCCAATCTTACCTGTAACAACTACAAGAACAAAATGATGGTGTGCCAAGTAGGAGGTATCGAGGCCTTGGTTCGTACTGTTCTCCGTGCTGGTGACCGGGAAGATATCACTGAGCCAGCAATCTGTGCTCTTCGCCACCTAACCAGCAGACACCAGGATGCTGAGATGGCTCAAAATGCAGTTCGTCTCCACTATGGCCTGCCTGTGGTAGTAAAGTTGCTGCATCCTCCATCTCACTGGCCTCTGATTAAG GCAACAGTAGGACTTATTCGCAACTTGGCTTTATGCCCAGCAAACCATGCTCCCCTGCGTGAACAGGGTGCAATTCCAAGACTAGTGCAGCTGTTGGTGAGAGCACATCAGGACACCCAGCGCCGTACTTCTATGGGTGGAACACAACAGCAGTTTGTG GAGGGAGTTCGTATGGAGGAAATTGTTGAAGGCTGCACAGGAGCTCTGCACATTCTGGCAAGAGATGTTCATAACAGAATTGTCATCAGAGGACTGAACACCATTCCACTCTTTGTTCAG TTGCTGTATTCGCCAATTGAGAACATCCAGAGGGTAGCTGCAGGAGTACTCTGTGAACTGGCTCAGGATAAGGAAGCTGCAGAGGCAATTGAGGCTGAGGGTGCCACTGCTCCTCTCACTGAGCTTCTTCACTCCAGGAATGAAGGTGTTG ccACCTATGCTGCTGCAGTTTTGTTCCGTATGTCTGAGGACAAACCACAAGACTACAAGAAACGTCTGTCTGTTGAATTGACAAGCTCTCTGTTCAGAACTGAACCTATGACTTGGAATGAG ACTGGAGATCTTGGACTTGATATTGGAGCCCAGGGAGAACCTCTTGGATACCGTCACGATG ATCCTAGCTACCGTTCCTTCCACTCTGGTGGATATGGGCAGGATGCTATGGGTATGGACCCAATGATGGACCATGACATGGGTGGTCATCACCCTGGTGCAGAGTACCCAGTTGATGGGCTGCCAGATCTTGGACATGGCCAGGACCTGATTGATGGGTTGCCCCCAGGTGATAGCAATCAGCTGGCCTGGTTTGATACGGATCTCTGA